The Magnolia sinica isolate HGM2019 chromosome 9, MsV1, whole genome shotgun sequence genome contains a region encoding:
- the LOC131255060 gene encoding uncharacterized protein LOC131255060, which yields MGHRRWLPLNEKARKDTSAGTFNKKGELRPQPIRLTGIEVESIVSKLNVQWGKIGKRKQSGTGGREQNDDAESTCFLKRSILYDLEYWKDIPVRHNLDVMHIEKNVCEILIALMLNTTGKTKDDANARRDLKRLGIKKRLWLENTDGKAYVRNMTRPEGCIAERYIQEETLIYCNQYIGKNNTSLLEKLEKRLDGSISFMPKLQDIVDDFDVDVVGPVGPGQSVVLEGDVNFLKQRNIVVGTRTKVASDDEFIPWLKKQLDLSESSNEVFRDIVRGPKAFAMQYNKYCINGFLFVTKEYEENKMNQNSGVSTESMTTFRSSAKDKNPVDESVPYYGVLRKIIQLEYREGYKPVLLKCDWVKVTHQGVSLDAVGNLRLVNLSNLLSSDQVGDEPFILAEHAVQVFYSRDPKNPNWHVVLEVPRKIFVEDETSILSETRVVIEAEKMKRKRAGKKS from the exons ATGGGTCACAGACGGTGGTTGCCTCTAAACGAGAAGGCCAGAAAAGATACAAGTGCAGGAACCTTCAATAAGAAGGGGGAGTTGCGACCACAACCGATTCGTCTGACTGGGATTGAGGTGGAAAGCATCGTTTCGAAACTAAATGTGCAGTGGGGCAAGATCGGAAAGAGGAAACAAAGTGGTACAGGAGGACGGGAACAAAATGATGATGCAGAATCAACATGCTTCTTGAAGCGATCCATATTATACGATCTGGAGTACTGGAAGGATATTCCCGTACGCCATAACCTTGATGTTATGCACATTGAGAAGAATGTatgtgaaatccttattgcaCTAATGTTGAACACAAcgggcaaaaccaaggatgacgCTAACGCACGCAGAGACTTGAAGCGGCTAGGAATTAAGAAGCGTTTATGGTTAGAAAATACTGATGGCAAA GCGTACGTCCGCAATATGACACGACCTGAAGGTTGTATAGCAGAACGATACATTCAAGAGGAGACACTTATATACTGCAACCAGTATATAGGGAAAAATAACACGAGCCTCTTGGAGAAATTGGAAAAGCGGCTAGAcggatcaatttcattcatgccgAAGTTACAAGATATTGTTGACGACTTCGATGTTGACGTGGTTGGCCCAGTTGGCCCTGGTCAAAGTGTCGTTTTAGAAG GAGATGTAAATTTCTTAAAGCAACGCAATATAGTTGTTGGGACTAGGACTAAGGTGGCGAGTGATGATGAGttcataccttggttgaagaAACAGCTAGACTTGAGTGAATCAAGTAATGAAGTCTTCAGAGATATAGTTAGGGGACCAAAGGCTTTTGCGATGCagtacaataaatattgtattaatggtttcctcttcgTCACCAAGGAATACGAAGAGAATAAAATGAACCAGAATAGCGGTGTTAGCACAGAAAGTATGACCACCTTCCGATCTAGTGCTAAGGATAAGAATCCAGTGGATGAATCTGTACCTTATTACGGAGTCCTCCGCAAAATCATCCAACTGGAGTACCGAGAAGGGTACAAGCCAGTTCTACTAAAGTGCGATTGGGTGAAGGTGACGCACCAAGGTGTTTCTTTAGATGCGGTAGGGAATTTGAGATTGGTGAATTTGTCTAATCTTCTCAGTTCAGACCAAGTGGGTGATGAGCCATTTATTCTTGCGGAGCATGCCGTGCAAGTTTTTTATtctagagatccaaaaaatcctaattggcatgtggtcttggaggttccaagAAAGATTTTCGTTGAAGATGAGACAAGCATTTTATCAGAAACACGGGTTGTAATTGAGGCTGAa